A window from Candidatus Gastranaerophilales bacterium encodes these proteins:
- the nusG gene encoding transcription termination/antitermination protein NusG: MAEDKKNQKRWYVVHTYSGHENKVKANLEKRVEYLGLGEKIFRIEVPQKTVTMVKGGKRQDKEEKIFPGYVLVEMVMDDDSWFVVQNTAGVTKFIGANKKPIPARESEIRKIIHKVQIQTAKVELDVKVGDKVKIISGPFADFVGTITEVYPDKAKLRASVSIFGRETPVELEYNQIQKV, translated from the coding sequence ATGGCAGAAGATAAAAAAAATCAAAAAAGATGGTACGTAGTCCACACATACTCGGGACACGAAAACAAGGTTAAAGCTAATCTTGAAAAGCGTGTTGAGTACTTGGGACTCGGAGAAAAAATATTTCGCATAGAAGTACCGCAAAAAACCGTAACAATGGTAAAGGGCGGAAAAAGGCAGGATAAGGAAGAAAAAATCTTCCCGGGCTATGTGTTAGTCGAAATGGTAATGGATGATGACAGCTGGTTTGTAGTACAAAACACGGCAGGCGTTACCAAGTTCATCGGCGCTAATAAAAAACCAATCCCCGCAAGAGAAAGTGAAATAAGAAAAATTATCCACAAAGTTCAAATTCAAACAGCAAAAGTTGAATTAGATGTTAAAGTGGGTGATAAAGTAAAAATCATATCAGGACCGTTCGCCGATTTTGTAGGAACAATCACCGAAGTTTATCCCGATAAGGCTAAACTGCGTGCATCAGTTTCTATTTTCGGCAGGGAAACACCTGTAGAACTTGAATATAATCAAATACAAAAAGTATAG
- a CDS encoding vitamin K epoxide reductase family protein produces the protein MKHKIKHKKKHWDLTKFIPFVLIAGILISVELIVVYYTANFVPEAAPSFCTLNAQIDCDAVARTNFSLLFGIPNALWGLGFYVFALILYYAKSLKNLPLLGFMKIFKNPVSYIFVLSIFGIFFSIYLGYIMMVKIQKICLLCDVLYIVNILLFIVSKNRTPIIDHIITSINDFLKAISEKAYAIAVVLVAILGLSALIVINKVELFVPPEKSIFSKDIIQFQATTLENDLGSPDAAVIINEFTDVQCPFCAISNKMMHKIVDEYDNVRVLHHDLPLDTACNPSMTNQMHKNSCLYAQYALAAKKQGKYWGLLTKMFENNTSLTEDKVLEYAKELGLDTKQLKKDAYSKEVKEQLKEDIETTLDMKIYATPTYSINGKKYEGVFQYNELEKLVKELGAKKKVGK, from the coding sequence ATGAAACATAAAATTAAACACAAAAAAAAGCACTGGGATTTGACTAAATTCATCCCTTTTGTACTTATAGCAGGAATTTTAATCTCCGTAGAACTTATAGTTGTATACTACACGGCAAACTTTGTACCTGAAGCAGCTCCGAGTTTTTGCACGCTAAACGCTCAAATAGACTGCGATGCCGTTGCAAGAACCAACTTTTCCCTGCTGTTTGGTATCCCTAACGCTTTATGGGGACTTGGGTTTTATGTTTTTGCGTTGATATTGTATTATGCTAAAAGTCTTAAAAATCTGCCGCTGCTGGGCTTTATGAAGATTTTTAAAAACCCTGTAAGCTACATCTTCGTTTTATCTATTTTCGGCATATTTTTCTCGATATATTTAGGCTACATTATGATGGTAAAAATTCAAAAAATATGTTTGCTGTGCGATGTATTGTATATAGTAAATATTTTGCTGTTTATCGTTTCAAAAAATCGAACTCCTATAATAGACCATATTATTACTTCTATTAATGATTTTCTAAAAGCAATATCTGAAAAAGCTTATGCTATAGCCGTGGTTTTAGTTGCAATTTTGGGACTGTCCGCCCTTATAGTTATAAATAAAGTTGAACTTTTTGTACCGCCTGAAAAAAGTATATTTTCAAAAGATATAATACAATTTCAGGCAACAACTTTGGAAAATGACCTGGGCAGCCCTGATGCAGCTGTTATTATCAATGAATTTACAGACGTACAATGCCCGTTTTGTGCAATTTCAAATAAAATGATGCACAAAATTGTCGATGAATACGACAATGTAAGAGTCTTGCACCATGACCTGCCGCTGGATACAGCGTGTAACCCCTCTATGACAAATCAAATGCATAAAAACAGTTGTCTTTATGCCCAATATGCCCTTGCCGCAAAAAAACAGGGGAAATACTGGGGGCTGCTGACTAAAATGTTTGAAAATAACACAAGTCTTACAGAAGATAAAGTACTTGAATACGCTAAAGAATTAGGCTTAGACACAAAACAACTCAAAAAAGACGCTTATTCAAAAGAAGTTAAAGAACAATTAAAAGAAGATATTGAAACAACATTGGACATGAAAATCTACGCAACTCCCACTTATTCAATAAACGGTAAAAAATACGAGGGCGTTTTTCAATATAATGAACTTGAAAAATTAGTAAAAGAACTCGGAGCAAAGAAAAAAGTTGGAAAGTAA
- the secE gene encoding preprotein translocase subunit SecE, translated as MSSNIKEKRETNMIESLQTYFKGVKSEWGRVTWPEKPQVAVETVVVICIVFLFTAGVYLIDIVFKGLFSLVAK; from the coding sequence ATGAGCAGTAATATAAAAGAAAAACGAGAAACAAATATGATAGAATCCCTCCAAACTTATTTCAAAGGTGTAAAATCAGAATGGGGACGGGTCACATGGCCGGAAAAGCCGCAGGTAGCTGTAGAAACTGTCGTAGTAATTTGTATAGTGTTTTTGTTCACAGCGGGTGTTTATCTTATAGATATAGTGTTCAAAGGTTTATTTAGTTTGGTAGCCAAGTAG
- a CDS encoding epoxyqueuosine reductase QueH, protein MESKIVLLHTCCAPCCAYVAEKLQKLGCKVLLYFYNPNIFPLAEYNKRLDELKRFCKETELELILEDPDFTRWQELTKGLENELEKGKRCSICYRMRLEKTALKATELGINFFTTSLSISPHKSYPKIKEISLTLENDNLKFLDIDFKKQDGFKNSLELSKKYNFYRQSYCGCGYK, encoded by the coding sequence TTGGAAAGTAAAATAGTTTTACTGCACACTTGCTGCGCCCCCTGCTGTGCTTACGTAGCAGAAAAATTGCAAAAACTTGGCTGCAAAGTATTATTGTATTTTTACAACCCTAATATTTTCCCTTTAGCAGAATATAATAAACGTCTGGATGAATTAAAGCGATTTTGCAAAGAAACAGAACTGGAATTAATTCTTGAAGACCCTGATTTTACAAGGTGGCAAGAATTAACAAAAGGACTGGAAAATGAACTTGAAAAAGGAAAAAGATGCTCAATCTGCTATAGAATGCGTCTTGAGAAAACAGCCCTAAAAGCCACAGAACTTGGTATCAATTTTTTTACAACTTCGCTGTCTATAAGTCCGCACAAAAGTTATCCTAAAATTAAAGAAATTTCATTGACACTTGAAAATGATAATTTAAAATTTTTGGATATAGATTTTAAAAAGCAAGACGGGTTTAAAAACTCATTAGAACTTTCTAAAAAATATAATTTTTACAGACAAAGTTATTGCGGATGTGGATATAAATAA
- the rplK gene encoding 50S ribosomal protein L11: MAKKVIGKIKLQIQAGKANPSPPIGPALGQHGVNIMEFCKQYNAKTENMIGYVVPVEIDVYEDRSFSFITKTPPAAVLITKAIGIEKGSAAPNKTKVGKITQAQLEEIAKTKMPDLNATTLEAAVEMIKGTCNSMGVTVE; the protein is encoded by the coding sequence ATGGCAAAGAAAGTCATCGGAAAAATCAAATTACAAATTCAGGCAGGAAAAGCCAACCCATCTCCTCCAATAGGACCGGCATTGGGTCAGCACGGCGTAAACATCATGGAATTTTGCAAACAATACAATGCAAAAACAGAAAACATGATAGGTTATGTAGTTCCTGTCGAAATAGATGTATATGAAGACAGATCGTTCTCATTCATCACCAAAACACCACCTGCTGCAGTTTTAATCACAAAGGCAATCGGAATTGAAAAAGGTTCTGCTGCCCCAAACAAAACTAAAGTCGGTAAAATCACTCAGGCGCAATTAGAAGAAATCGCGAAAACTAAAATGCCTGATTTAAACGCTACTACGCTTGAAGCCGCAGTAGAAATGATTAAAGGTACATGCAACAGCATGGGTGTTACAGTAGAATAA
- the rpmG gene encoding 50S ribosomal protein L33, giving the protein MGLKKNDRLVVMACEECKNRNYTTTKNKKHHSDRMELKKYCPFDKKHTLHKETK; this is encoded by the coding sequence ATGGGTCTTAAAAAAAACGACAGACTGGTAGTTATGGCATGTGAAGAATGCAAAAACAGAAACTACACAACAACAAAAAATAAAAAACACCACTCGGACAGAATGGAACTTAAAAAGTACTGTCCATTTGACAAAAAACATACTTTGCACAAAGAAACGAAGTAA
- the rplA gene encoding 50S ribosomal protein L1, whose protein sequence is MAKLTKKSKKVLEILEEVNQPTSGVEAIKLLQKISKATSKFDETLELHMKLGINVKHAEQQVRGTTVLPAGTGKTIRICVVAKGEKMSEASQAGADFVGAEDIVEKIQNGWLDFDTLIATPDAMGLLGKLGKVLGPKGLMPNPKTGTVTFDVKKAITDAKAGKVEYRADKQGIVHVPLGKISFNADGLIKNFTAVADAVIKAKPSAAKGTYLKSVYLTSTMGPSIKVDEKALTAEVKALAV, encoded by the coding sequence ATGGCGAAATTAACTAAAAAATCAAAAAAAGTATTAGAAATACTTGAAGAAGTAAATCAGCCGACAAGCGGTGTTGAAGCAATCAAACTTTTACAAAAGATTTCAAAAGCAACGTCTAAATTCGACGAAACTTTAGAACTTCATATGAAATTAGGTATCAACGTAAAACATGCCGAACAACAGGTCAGAGGCACAACTGTTCTTCCTGCAGGTACAGGCAAAACCATAAGAATTTGCGTTGTAGCTAAAGGCGAAAAAATGTCAGAAGCTTCTCAAGCAGGTGCTGACTTTGTAGGTGCAGAAGATATCGTTGAAAAAATCCAAAACGGATGGTTAGACTTTGATACCCTTATTGCTACACCTGATGCAATGGGTCTTTTAGGCAAATTAGGTAAAGTCCTTGGTCCAAAAGGACTTATGCCAAACCCTAAAACAGGTACGGTTACATTTGATGTAAAAAAGGCTATTACCGATGCTAAAGCAGGTAAAGTTGAATACCGCGCCGATAAACAAGGTATAGTTCATGTACCGTTAGGAAAAATCAGCTTTAATGCAGACGGTTTAATTAAAAATTTCACAGCGGTAGCTGACGCTGTTATAAAAGCAAAACCGTCAGCAGCAAAAGGAACTTATTTAAAATCAGTATATTTAACGTCCACAATGGGTCCGTCAATCAAAGTTGATGAAAAAGCCCTGACTGCGGAAGTTAAAGCTTTGGCGGTTTAA